A single region of the Longimicrobiales bacterium genome encodes:
- a CDS encoding amidohydrolase family protein: EQLVARAAAAGLASVVHAIGDAAVSLALDVLGRAPRSGLAMPHRIEHVQCCAPDRLADAGRSGIVCSVQPSHLLSDWQAADRHWGARARHAYAFRSLAAGGATLAFGSDAPVEPVDPRLSLFAAVTRQDTEGKPVGGWYPEERIDVSDALVAFTRGPAIAAGMDRELGRLEPGTLGDIAVWDRDPLAVPASELPAMRCTATIVGGQLVWRDA; encoded by the coding sequence CGAGCAGCTCGTCGCCCGTGCGGCCGCGGCGGGACTGGCCAGCGTCGTGCACGCGATCGGTGATGCCGCGGTATCGCTCGCGCTGGACGTGCTGGGGCGCGCCCCGCGCAGCGGGCTGGCCATGCCGCATCGGATCGAGCATGTGCAGTGCTGCGCGCCCGACCGTCTTGCGGATGCGGGGCGGAGCGGCATCGTGTGCAGCGTACAGCCGTCGCACCTGCTCAGCGACTGGCAGGCGGCGGACCGGCACTGGGGCGCGCGCGCCCGGCATGCGTACGCGTTCCGCTCGCTTGCCGCCGGCGGCGCAACGCTGGCCTTCGGCTCGGACGCGCCGGTCGAGCCGGTGGATCCGCGGCTCTCGCTGTTCGCCGCCGTGACGCGCCAGGATACGGAGGGAAAGCCGGTCGGCGGCTGGTACCCGGAGGAGCGGATCGACGTCAGCGATGCGCTCGTCGCATTCACCCGCGGCCCGGCCATTGCCGCAGGCATGGACCGCGAGCTCGGGCGGCTGGAGCCCGGCACACTCGGCGATATTGCCGTCTGGGATCGCGACCCGCTCGCGGTCCCAGCATCAGAACTGCCTGCCATGCGCTGCACCGCCACGATTGTCGGCGGGCAGCTCGTGTG